A genomic region of Elaeis guineensis isolate ETL-2024a chromosome 9, EG11, whole genome shotgun sequence contains the following coding sequences:
- the LOC105035263 gene encoding BTB/POZ domain-containing protein At5g48800 isoform X1 has protein sequence MSAPPRATSMERVQQQHLPLPIGSSQQQQQQQERCDDWIFFDVPSDITIDVNGVSFKLHKFPLISRSGRIRKLIAEHRDADIARIELLTLPGGADSFELAAKFCYGVNFEITTANVAQLCCVSDYLEMTEEYANENLASRSEAYLDGVVCKSLEMSVEVLQQCEGLFPLADELNIVGRCTDAIASKACAEQIASSFSRLEYSSSGRLHMNKQAKCNGDWWIEDLSVLRIDLYQRVIEAMKCRGVHPESIGASLVNYAEKLFKRKPTLWTATSRPRVGLMPGSVGFEEKTVVETIASLLPAEKVAVPMSFLFGLLRSAVMLDCTMSCRLNLERRIGSQLEMATLDDLLIPSFQHAGDTLFDVDTIHRILVIFSQQDESEDGGSGYDSDGPNPPSQTALVKVAKLVDNYLAEIAPDANLKLAKFVVIADTLPGYARTTDDGLYRAVDIYLKAHQGLSDLERKRLCKLIDFQKLSEEASAHAAQNERLPLQAIVQVLYIEQLRLRNALCCSFSEDNQKTAYQSRRISNGALSAAMSPRDNYASLRRENRELKLELARMRVRINDLEKGHACMKQDLEKSSSKKLMNSMKKFGKLFISHSPFRGSSSPSKHSMVTDSKVTGRI, from the exons TTTCCACTCATCTCCCGAAGTGGTCGAATTCGGAAGTTGATAGCAGAACACAGAGATGCCGATATTGCAAGGATAGAGTTGCTTACCTTACCTGGTGGTGCTGACTCCTTTGAGCTGGCTGCCAAATTTTGCTACGGTGTAAACTTTGAGATCACGACTGCAAATGTTGCTCAACTATGTTGTGTGTCAGATTACCTAGAGATGACAGAAGAATATGCAAATGAAAACCTTGCCTCCCGTTCAGAAGCTTACCTTGATGGTGTTGTCTGTAAAAGCCTTGAAATGTCTGTTGAAGTCTTGCAACAATGTGAAGGCCTTTTTCCACTTGCAGATGAACTTAACATAGTTGGAAGGTGTACAGATGCAATAGCTTCAAAGGCTTGTGCAGAGCAGATAGCCTCAAGCTTCTCACGTTTAGAATACAGCAGTTCTGGAAGGCTTCATATGAACAAACAGGCAAAATGTAATGGTGACTGGTGGATTGAAGACCTCTCAGTCCTTCGGATTGACTTGTATCAAAGAGTCATAGAAGCAATGAAATGTCGAGGAGTCCATCCTGAGAGCATTGGAGCATCACTGGTGAATTATGCAGAGAAGCTGTTCAAGAGGAAACCTACCTTATGGACTGCAACAAGTCGTCCCAGAGTTGGACTAATGCCTGGTTCCGTTGGTTTTGAGGAAAAAACAGTGGTTGAGACTATCGCTAGTCTTCTGCCTGCAGAAAAAGTTGCTGTGCCAATGAGTTTTCTGTTTGGGCTCCTGCGGTCAGCAGTGATGCTTGATTGCACAATGTCCTGCAGGTTAAATCTTGAGAGGAGAATTGGGTCACAACTCGAAATGGCAACTCTTGATGATCTTTTAATACCATCTTTTCAGCATGCCGGGGACACATTATTTGATGTTGACACAATTCACAGGATTCTCGTAATCTTCTCTCAGCAGGATGAGAGTGAGGATGGAGGTTCGGGTTATGATTCTGATGGTCCTAATCCTCCCTCTCAGACAGCATTAGTCAAAGTTGCAAAATTAGTGGACAATTACCTAGCTGAAATTGCTCCAGATGCAAATCTTAAGCTTGCCAAATTCGTTGTCATTGCAGATACCTTACCAGGATATGCACGCACAACAGATGATGGATTGTATCGTGCTGTTGATATTTACCTCAAG GCTCATCAGGGACTGTCAGATTTAGAAAGGAAGAGGCTCTGCAAACTCATTGATTTTCAAAAGCTCTCAGAGGAAGCTAGTGCTCATGCTGCACAAAATGAACGACTTCCGCTTCAGGCAATTGTTCAGGTTCTCTATATCGAACAGTTAAGACTCCGAAATGCTCTATGCTGCTCTTTTTCAGAAGACAACCAGAAAACAGCATACCAATCACGGCGGATCAGCAATGGAGCACTCAGTGCAGCAATGTCTCCTCGAGATAACTATGCATCACTAAGGAGAGAGAACCGTGAGCTGAAACTTGAGCTGGCTCGGATGCGGGTACGGATCAATGATCTTGAGAAAGGACATGCATGCATGAAGCAAGACTTGGAGAAGTCCAGttctaagaaattgatgaattctaTGAAGAAGTTTGGAAAATTGTTCATTAGCCACAGTCCTTTCAGGGGTTCAAGTTCACCATCCAAGCATTCTATGGTGACAGATTCTAAAGTCACTGGAAGAATATAA
- the LOC105035263 gene encoding BTB/POZ domain-containing protein At5g48800 isoform X2 → MVRWYHVENGKMHGIFFDVPSDITIDVNGVSFKLHKFPLISRSGRIRKLIAEHRDADIARIELLTLPGGADSFELAAKFCYGVNFEITTANVAQLCCVSDYLEMTEEYANENLASRSEAYLDGVVCKSLEMSVEVLQQCEGLFPLADELNIVGRCTDAIASKACAEQIASSFSRLEYSSSGRLHMNKQAKCNGDWWIEDLSVLRIDLYQRVIEAMKCRGVHPESIGASLVNYAEKLFKRKPTLWTATSRPRVGLMPGSVGFEEKTVVETIASLLPAEKVAVPMSFLFGLLRSAVMLDCTMSCRLNLERRIGSQLEMATLDDLLIPSFQHAGDTLFDVDTIHRILVIFSQQDESEDGGSGYDSDGPNPPSQTALVKVAKLVDNYLAEIAPDANLKLAKFVVIADTLPGYARTTDDGLYRAVDIYLKAHQGLSDLERKRLCKLIDFQKLSEEASAHAAQNERLPLQAIVQVLYIEQLRLRNALCCSFSEDNQKTAYQSRRISNGALSAAMSPRDNYASLRRENRELKLELARMRVRINDLEKGHACMKQDLEKSSSKKLMNSMKKFGKLFISHSPFRGSSSPSKHSMVTDSKVTGRI, encoded by the exons TTTCCACTCATCTCCCGAAGTGGTCGAATTCGGAAGTTGATAGCAGAACACAGAGATGCCGATATTGCAAGGATAGAGTTGCTTACCTTACCTGGTGGTGCTGACTCCTTTGAGCTGGCTGCCAAATTTTGCTACGGTGTAAACTTTGAGATCACGACTGCAAATGTTGCTCAACTATGTTGTGTGTCAGATTACCTAGAGATGACAGAAGAATATGCAAATGAAAACCTTGCCTCCCGTTCAGAAGCTTACCTTGATGGTGTTGTCTGTAAAAGCCTTGAAATGTCTGTTGAAGTCTTGCAACAATGTGAAGGCCTTTTTCCACTTGCAGATGAACTTAACATAGTTGGAAGGTGTACAGATGCAATAGCTTCAAAGGCTTGTGCAGAGCAGATAGCCTCAAGCTTCTCACGTTTAGAATACAGCAGTTCTGGAAGGCTTCATATGAACAAACAGGCAAAATGTAATGGTGACTGGTGGATTGAAGACCTCTCAGTCCTTCGGATTGACTTGTATCAAAGAGTCATAGAAGCAATGAAATGTCGAGGAGTCCATCCTGAGAGCATTGGAGCATCACTGGTGAATTATGCAGAGAAGCTGTTCAAGAGGAAACCTACCTTATGGACTGCAACAAGTCGTCCCAGAGTTGGACTAATGCCTGGTTCCGTTGGTTTTGAGGAAAAAACAGTGGTTGAGACTATCGCTAGTCTTCTGCCTGCAGAAAAAGTTGCTGTGCCAATGAGTTTTCTGTTTGGGCTCCTGCGGTCAGCAGTGATGCTTGATTGCACAATGTCCTGCAGGTTAAATCTTGAGAGGAGAATTGGGTCACAACTCGAAATGGCAACTCTTGATGATCTTTTAATACCATCTTTTCAGCATGCCGGGGACACATTATTTGATGTTGACACAATTCACAGGATTCTCGTAATCTTCTCTCAGCAGGATGAGAGTGAGGATGGAGGTTCGGGTTATGATTCTGATGGTCCTAATCCTCCCTCTCAGACAGCATTAGTCAAAGTTGCAAAATTAGTGGACAATTACCTAGCTGAAATTGCTCCAGATGCAAATCTTAAGCTTGCCAAATTCGTTGTCATTGCAGATACCTTACCAGGATATGCACGCACAACAGATGATGGATTGTATCGTGCTGTTGATATTTACCTCAAG GCTCATCAGGGACTGTCAGATTTAGAAAGGAAGAGGCTCTGCAAACTCATTGATTTTCAAAAGCTCTCAGAGGAAGCTAGTGCTCATGCTGCACAAAATGAACGACTTCCGCTTCAGGCAATTGTTCAGGTTCTCTATATCGAACAGTTAAGACTCCGAAATGCTCTATGCTGCTCTTTTTCAGAAGACAACCAGAAAACAGCATACCAATCACGGCGGATCAGCAATGGAGCACTCAGTGCAGCAATGTCTCCTCGAGATAACTATGCATCACTAAGGAGAGAGAACCGTGAGCTGAAACTTGAGCTGGCTCGGATGCGGGTACGGATCAATGATCTTGAGAAAGGACATGCATGCATGAAGCAAGACTTGGAGAAGTCCAGttctaagaaattgatgaattctaTGAAGAAGTTTGGAAAATTGTTCATTAGCCACAGTCCTTTCAGGGGTTCAAGTTCACCATCCAAGCATTCTATGGTGACAGATTCTAAAGTCACTGGAAGAATATAA
- the LOC105035263 gene encoding BTB/POZ domain-containing protein At5g48800 isoform X3: protein MQFPLISRSGRIRKLIAEHRDADIARIELLTLPGGADSFELAAKFCYGVNFEITTANVAQLCCVSDYLEMTEEYANENLASRSEAYLDGVVCKSLEMSVEVLQQCEGLFPLADELNIVGRCTDAIASKACAEQIASSFSRLEYSSSGRLHMNKQAKCNGDWWIEDLSVLRIDLYQRVIEAMKCRGVHPESIGASLVNYAEKLFKRKPTLWTATSRPRVGLMPGSVGFEEKTVVETIASLLPAEKVAVPMSFLFGLLRSAVMLDCTMSCRLNLERRIGSQLEMATLDDLLIPSFQHAGDTLFDVDTIHRILVIFSQQDESEDGGSGYDSDGPNPPSQTALVKVAKLVDNYLAEIAPDANLKLAKFVVIADTLPGYARTTDDGLYRAVDIYLKAHQGLSDLERKRLCKLIDFQKLSEEASAHAAQNERLPLQAIVQVLYIEQLRLRNALCCSFSEDNQKTAYQSRRISNGALSAAMSPRDNYASLRRENRELKLELARMRVRINDLEKGHACMKQDLEKSSSKKLMNSMKKFGKLFISHSPFRGSSSPSKHSMVTDSKVTGRI, encoded by the exons ATGCAGTTTCCACTCATCTCCCGAAGTGGTCGAATTCGGAAGTTGATAGCAGAACACAGAGATGCCGATATTGCAAGGATAGAGTTGCTTACCTTACCTGGTGGTGCTGACTCCTTTGAGCTGGCTGCCAAATTTTGCTACGGTGTAAACTTTGAGATCACGACTGCAAATGTTGCTCAACTATGTTGTGTGTCAGATTACCTAGAGATGACAGAAGAATATGCAAATGAAAACCTTGCCTCCCGTTCAGAAGCTTACCTTGATGGTGTTGTCTGTAAAAGCCTTGAAATGTCTGTTGAAGTCTTGCAACAATGTGAAGGCCTTTTTCCACTTGCAGATGAACTTAACATAGTTGGAAGGTGTACAGATGCAATAGCTTCAAAGGCTTGTGCAGAGCAGATAGCCTCAAGCTTCTCACGTTTAGAATACAGCAGTTCTGGAAGGCTTCATATGAACAAACAGGCAAAATGTAATGGTGACTGGTGGATTGAAGACCTCTCAGTCCTTCGGATTGACTTGTATCAAAGAGTCATAGAAGCAATGAAATGTCGAGGAGTCCATCCTGAGAGCATTGGAGCATCACTGGTGAATTATGCAGAGAAGCTGTTCAAGAGGAAACCTACCTTATGGACTGCAACAAGTCGTCCCAGAGTTGGACTAATGCCTGGTTCCGTTGGTTTTGAGGAAAAAACAGTGGTTGAGACTATCGCTAGTCTTCTGCCTGCAGAAAAAGTTGCTGTGCCAATGAGTTTTCTGTTTGGGCTCCTGCGGTCAGCAGTGATGCTTGATTGCACAATGTCCTGCAGGTTAAATCTTGAGAGGAGAATTGGGTCACAACTCGAAATGGCAACTCTTGATGATCTTTTAATACCATCTTTTCAGCATGCCGGGGACACATTATTTGATGTTGACACAATTCACAGGATTCTCGTAATCTTCTCTCAGCAGGATGAGAGTGAGGATGGAGGTTCGGGTTATGATTCTGATGGTCCTAATCCTCCCTCTCAGACAGCATTAGTCAAAGTTGCAAAATTAGTGGACAATTACCTAGCTGAAATTGCTCCAGATGCAAATCTTAAGCTTGCCAAATTCGTTGTCATTGCAGATACCTTACCAGGATATGCACGCACAACAGATGATGGATTGTATCGTGCTGTTGATATTTACCTCAAG GCTCATCAGGGACTGTCAGATTTAGAAAGGAAGAGGCTCTGCAAACTCATTGATTTTCAAAAGCTCTCAGAGGAAGCTAGTGCTCATGCTGCACAAAATGAACGACTTCCGCTTCAGGCAATTGTTCAGGTTCTCTATATCGAACAGTTAAGACTCCGAAATGCTCTATGCTGCTCTTTTTCAGAAGACAACCAGAAAACAGCATACCAATCACGGCGGATCAGCAATGGAGCACTCAGTGCAGCAATGTCTCCTCGAGATAACTATGCATCACTAAGGAGAGAGAACCGTGAGCTGAAACTTGAGCTGGCTCGGATGCGGGTACGGATCAATGATCTTGAGAAAGGACATGCATGCATGAAGCAAGACTTGGAGAAGTCCAGttctaagaaattgatgaattctaTGAAGAAGTTTGGAAAATTGTTCATTAGCCACAGTCCTTTCAGGGGTTCAAGTTCACCATCCAAGCATTCTATGGTGACAGATTCTAAAGTCACTGGAAGAATATAA